ATACAGAGATGTCCTTAACTTAGTACATGCGTCTTATGATGGTATTCCAGTTAACACAAGTGTAATCTTACAACTCCATCGTCAACTTTATCACTACATCCCAGCTGAGGGTGGACGTTGGAAGAATGCCGATAATGTTATTAGTGAAAAATTACCGGATGGAACAAAAGTAATTCGCTTTATTCCTGTATCAGCATTTGCAACTCCAGCCGCTATGGAATCACTCTGTTTGGAACTTAACGAAAGAATGAATAAAAGCGACGTTGAACCGCTCATCTTAATTAGCCTATTTATTTTAGACTTTCTTTCTGTACATCCCTTCAATGATGGTAATGGTAGAATGGCCCGTATTCTTACGCTACTCCTGCTATATAAATCTGGCTATGAAGTCGGAAGATATATCAGTCTAGAAAAAATTATCGAGGATACCAAAGAAAGTTATTATAAAACCCTGAACCAGTCTTCACAGGGATGGCATGAAAATAGTAATGATATTTTCCCTTGGATTAATTATATATTAAGCACCTTTATTGCAGCTTACAAAGAATTAGAGTCTAGAGTGGGGTTTGTTCAAACTGGCAGAGGTAATAAGGCAGAAAGAATTAAGAAATTCATCGAAAACAAAATCGGATATTTTACAAAAGAAGATATACGAAATGCATGCCCTGAAGTTAGTGAATCTACAATAAATCGTGTATTAAATGAGCTGAAAGATAAAAACCTTATTGAACCAATGGGACTAGGTAGAACAGCAAAATGGAAAAAAACACAATAATATTTATTCAATAGTTATTAAGGAGAGGTGTTTATAATGGATTTTCTAAGAAATGGCGTGATATTCAATATTAAGGCGATTAAAGAACAGAGTCCTACAGTCTGGAATAAGTACAAAGATTATTTTAATGACATTGAATTGGAAAATGAAGAAGAAGTTTACCTAAATTATCTCTCAGATAAGATGGATGGAAAAGTATTATTTAACTTTCTAACAGAGTGTCTACCAAGTGAAATGAGAGCTAAATTAAAAGAATAAACTAGAAAAACGTCCTCGTATAAAGGACGTTTTTCTAGTTTTATCGGAGCGTTGTCTTCTGATGATCATAGCAATAAATTTTTCCATCAAACTTCTTATTTGAAAGACAGTATGCAGCAACCTTTTCCGAAACAGGCTGGCCACAAGTGGTACACTTCTTTTTTGATTCAATGCTTTTCTTTTCTTCCTTCTTATCGTTAATTGACCTTGAATGCTGTTCCCGCAACTTAGAGTCAGTAATGTTGGCTTTACTAATGATCGAATATATTTGGTCAATTTCACCACTACTTAAAACAGGAGTTTTATCCTGTAGCTTAACAACAGAAACCTTCCTATGAATAAACTCTGAAAGTTCAATATCATAAAGAATTAAGTCATCAGAGCTAATCTTTCTCAACTCCTGATCCACTTTAAAAGTGCATCTTTTTGTAAAGGACACTAATGAAAAGAAATGATTATGTAGTTTCTTATCGACTAAATCTTTTAATACCTTGATATGACCATAGTTTTGAAAAAAGGGATTCATCATCTTGAACTTTCCATTTACTGACCATTCTTTTCTTTCTCTTCCACCATATATAGTACCTTGATAATTTTTTGTCTCTATAACAAAGATTCCATATGGTGTGATCACAACATGATCAATTTGAGAAAATCCTGAAATTGACTTTGGGTTCGTAACCATGATATCTGAAAGGTACTTATACTCTTTAGGTAATTGCCTAGTTGAATATCAATTTTGTACTCCCCAATTTCTCCCTTTCTAGCAGCAACATACTCCTTCGTTTTCTTCTCAGCAATAATATCTTTTGAATTTTTACTTTCTTCTTTAATAATTTCCTTTTCATCTTTCTTCTTAAATATATTAAAAAACATAATAATCGGTCTCCAATCCATATATTCCCTATATATCTTATCGACTAATCTTAACTTTCTTTTAGTTTATATAATGAGATTGCGGGAATATGTCGAACAAAAAATGGCTGTTGCTGAAGGGAGCTTACCGCAAAGTAGTATTTATTTTTGTTTTTTTGTCTATGATTATTCTGAATATTAAAAGAATGGAGGTGTTAACTTTGAAGGTGAATCCGAGTAATTACGAAAAGATCTCAGATTTTTTAAGTGACTTTATGGAGGAAATTAATATTAGTTCTTCTGATTTTTCAAAAAGGCTAGATGTCTCTCCACAGTATATTTCGCAGATAATGCATGATAAGAAGATACCTAGTGAAAAAATACTTATAAAATTAAGTGACATCTATCATGTTCAATTGAATGATTTGATGCAACTTCGACAAAAAACCAAGGATATCTTGAATCATGGTAATCCCACCTTACCGGTTGACCAAACGAAGGGTAATGAGAAAACCGAAGAAAGTAATGAGGATAATGTAAGTGAAACAAACACATTATTCAGTAATCAAGGTATGGATACAGTTCACCCAGAAATTAAAGCAGTAATAGAAAAACTTAGTAGTTTATCAGATGATATTCAAGTAAAAATTTCTGATGATATCAGTGAGTTAATTAACTCACACATTCTAAATCTTATTCAAAAATACTCTTATAGAGATGTGAAAGAAGTGCTTAGAAAAACATACGATAATTGGAAGAGAATAATTAACAGTCCGGGGTATGAAAAGGAAGAATCCGTTCATTTCCAAGAAGAATTAGAGGGGTACTTAGAGCTAAGTACTGAATCGTTGTTCTTTACATTATCATCAAATGAACACTTTTTGTATGTTACAACACGATATCAAGATCGTCAATTAATGGATGATCTCATAAAAATAGTCCCCGGCATAAAAGTGACTGAATACACGAATGGTAATCTTGGGAAAACATATAAAAATGCGGCTCTCTTTAGAGTATTTATTTTTAATCCAGCAACAATGGTTAAAGAAATGAAGCCACTACTCTCAGATCATAATTTGAATATAAATAAAATCACATTTGAAGAATGTCATATTGAACCTTTCTTCAAGGCTTAAACGAGGTGTTATTTAATTGCACTATAGCGAAAATTATGACTTACCTTTTTATCAAAACCAATTCATTCGGCATTTAAAACGTAAACACTATTCGGAAGAAACGATCACTGGCTACTCAAAAGATTTAAAATCATTTAGTGAATTTATCTACTTTGAGTATGAAGGTAAAATTCTATTAGAACAACTACATCGTAATGATCTATTGGATTACCTAACACATCTACATGAATATAAAGGATATAAACAATCTTCTGTCCAAAGGCACTTATCGACTTTAAAGTCTTTCTACCGGTTCTTGGTAGATGAGATTGGCTTTAATGAAAATATAGCAAGCAAGATTAAACATCAAAGCATCTTTACACCATTACCGCCAATACTGACTGAAGAAGAAATTGATCTGTTATTAGATAGCGCAAAGGAATATCAGCATTATTTTTATGTCTTGATTTCTTTTCTCTATTACACAGGTAGTCGTATTACAGCTACAATCAGGCTAGAAAAAGAGAACATCAATTTTAAGGAACGTAAGTTATATTTCCCGAAAATTAAAGGTGGAAGAGATCTATATCTCCCTATAAATGACAAGCTACTTCCAGTTCTAGAAGACTTTATAGACAATCATCCAGCATCTGAATATCCATATGTGTTCCATTCACCTAGAACTCCTTGGACTCATATAGATGCTCACACAGTAAGGACCCACTTATCTAGAATAAAGGAATTAGCAGGTATTGATAAAAGAGTAACACCACATATTTTAAGACATAGCATGGCTACACATCTTACTTTAAAGAAAGTGGACCAAAGCTTTTTAATGAATATTTTAGGCCAAACTGATCCACGATCTACAACAAGGTATCAACACTTAGTTGTAGAAAATCTCAGAGATCCACTAAATAAACTATAGAAAACTGTTTCTTTAGACTAACATGGCCCACCTTTTTTTAGCCTTTCACGGTATGTGATATTTAATCTACATTCCCATTATTGTCGTATCCACAGTTTTTAAACATCCTATATCTAAAAAACTCAAAAAGTCTCTCTTCGAATAACCTTAACATCCTCAACCACTAATTACCAACGCTATTCCACGCTAGCTAAAGCAAATAAAAAATTACTTAGTAGCAAATAATAAGAGTAAATTTAACTGGAGGTGTTAAACTAAATGGTTTATAACCTTTTTAGGTTTATGAGTTTATTCTTGTTAACTAGCGAGTTACAAGTGAAACTAGAAGATTTGCTTCTGATAAAACCGGAACAGTTAAATCTTGAATATAGAGAATTAACCATTAAAGATGAAACTTTTAAGCTTACGGAAGAATCTACTGTTAGTTTAATGAACCTGTTATATTTCTTACCGGATGAGCATCCGTTTGTCTTTCTCTCGGCAAATTAATGATCAATAAATTAATGCTATACCTTCGAAAAAAATGAGAAGTTTAGTATACCAGACTTCTCATTTTTTTATGCATTTTTTTCTGAAATACGCTAAAAATACCCATTAAAAGGAGGTAATGGGTATTGACGGAAGAAAATGA
This Metabacillus endolithicus DNA region includes the following protein-coding sequences:
- a CDS encoding Fic family protein yields the protein MRIYDYSLLKKLMLPMETVSLISKINEYKGKQELYKKQAPQILNTLKDVAVIQSTKASNAIEGIIITDKRLKGLMENKTEPFDRSEGEIAGYRDVLNLVHASYDGIPVNTSVILQLHRQLYHYIPAEGGRWKNADNVISEKLPDGTKVIRFIPVSAFATPAAMESLCLELNERMNKSDVEPLILISLFILDFLSVHPFNDGNGRMARILTLLLLYKSGYEVGRYISLEKIIEDTKESYYKTLNQSSQGWHENSNDIFPWINYILSTFIAAYKELESRVGFVQTGRGNKAERIKKFIENKIGYFTKEDIRNACPEVSESTINRVLNELKDKNLIEPMGLGRTAKWKKTQ
- a CDS encoding nuclease-related domain-containing protein; translation: MVTNPKSISGFSQIDHVVITPYGIFVIETKNYQGTIYGGRERKEWSVNGKFKMMNPFFQNYGHIKVLKDLVDKKLHNHFFSLVSFTKRCTFKVDQELRKISSDDLILYDIELSEFIHRKVSVVKLQDKTPVLSSGEIDQIYSIISKANITDSKLREQHSRSINDKKEEKKSIESKKKCTTCGQPVSEKVAAYCLSNKKFDGKIYCYDHQKTTLR
- a CDS encoding helix-turn-helix domain-containing protein, whose protein sequence is MNPSNYEKISDFLSDFMEEINISSSDFSKRLDVSPQYISQIMHDKKIPSEKILIKLSDIYHVQLNDLMQLRQKTKDILNHGNPTLPVDQTKGNEKTEESNEDNVSETNTLFSNQGMDTVHPEIKAVIEKLSSLSDDIQVKISDDISELINSHILNLIQKYSYRDVKEVLRKTYDNWKRIINSPGYEKEESVHFQEELEGYLELSTESLFFTLSSNEHFLYVTTRYQDRQLMDDLIKIVPGIKVTEYTNGNLGKTYKNAALFRVFIFNPATMVKEMKPLLSDHNLNINKITFEECHIEPFFKA
- a CDS encoding tyrosine-type recombinase/integrase; the protein is MHYSENYDLPFYQNQFIRHLKRKHYSEETITGYSKDLKSFSEFIYFEYEGKILLEQLHRNDLLDYLTHLHEYKGYKQSSVQRHLSTLKSFYRFLVDEIGFNENIASKIKHQSIFTPLPPILTEEEIDLLLDSAKEYQHYFYVLISFLYYTGSRITATIRLEKENINFKERKLYFPKIKGGRDLYLPINDKLLPVLEDFIDNHPASEYPYVFHSPRTPWTHIDAHTVRTHLSRIKELAGIDKRVTPHILRHSMATHLTLKKVDQSFLMNILGQTDPRSTTRYQHLVVENLRDPLNKL